One stretch of Pseudoalteromonas shioyasakiensis DNA includes these proteins:
- the metL gene encoding bifunctional aspartate kinase/homoserine dehydrogenase II, with product MVNIVHKFGGSSLSSADRYHAVANIVLANTEQGDCVVVSASGKTTDTLVKLWQSYQQQDRQAVSDILLLIDNNQRALIEQLLTGQNKQQALAQLNDELAVLNELISQQQLLEAPLLAHGEVWSARLLAAYLNQLGVAAQDVDARQLFTLNDGQLLHQKNQQQCTSIISKSHINVVTGFIAVDCQGNTVTLGRNGSDYSATLLASYTFAKQVSIWTDTQGVFSTDPRKVKNALKYAKVCREQANLLARLGNPVLHAKTLSPLKGTEIKLVVRSSFDCDATPTEVVKEGYSKAKRFITTLDNIDLLRVDKLSSGEVGELSQLIQHSLHHFTKDGDTYLLVPGQSTHQVVGHLAGRANIVESNLSGCAVVAPTTDVITLTDQATALLKEQSIHPRFVQQDDNYVLILNDQAIDSDVLTLLHDKLVNKGQELAIIVAGLGNVGEVFLSQLQAQFARLSAQYKVKVVALLRSKQMLFSASGLNTETWQEQWHNEAQSYNKAELLARINELDYEHKVVIDITASEAFSQFYPDFIELNCHLISANKYAGTAASSWYQTLRNNLAERNLLWRYNTSVGAGLPINFALADLQNSGDRINRIEGVFSGTLSWLCSSYDGSVPFSDLVLQAQQMGYTEPDPREDLSGRDMQRKLLILARDLGLDLELDDIALTPLMPEALAIGSWQDFLANKQLLDDFMTEKANLAAAEDKVVRYTGAITLVDGKVKAQVGLVNVGKDDVLAGLKPGDNIFVINSQWYLDNALVIQGPGAGKEVTAAGIHSDLYWLVNNLK from the coding sequence ATGGTAAATATTGTTCATAAATTTGGTGGCTCAAGCTTAAGCTCTGCAGATCGTTATCATGCGGTAGCTAACATCGTTCTAGCGAATACAGAGCAGGGTGACTGTGTGGTTGTGTCGGCATCAGGTAAAACAACCGATACTCTAGTAAAACTTTGGCAAAGTTACCAGCAGCAAGATAGGCAAGCTGTTAGCGATATTTTATTGCTTATTGATAACAATCAACGAGCCTTAATTGAGCAATTACTTACAGGCCAGAATAAACAGCAGGCGTTGGCGCAGCTAAATGATGAGCTTGCGGTTTTAAATGAATTAATTAGTCAACAGCAGTTACTTGAGGCGCCTTTACTTGCCCATGGTGAAGTATGGTCGGCGCGCTTGTTGGCCGCTTACCTAAATCAGCTCGGTGTCGCTGCGCAAGATGTTGATGCAAGGCAGTTATTTACTTTAAATGACGGGCAACTATTACATCAAAAAAATCAGCAGCAATGCACAAGTATAATTAGTAAGTCACACATAAACGTAGTAACGGGCTTTATAGCTGTGGATTGCCAAGGCAATACGGTTACATTAGGGCGCAACGGCAGTGATTACAGTGCGACGTTACTGGCCAGTTATACTTTTGCGAAACAAGTGTCTATATGGACCGATACACAAGGCGTGTTTAGTACAGATCCTCGTAAAGTTAAAAATGCGCTTAAATATGCCAAGGTTTGTCGCGAGCAAGCTAACTTATTAGCGCGTTTAGGTAATCCTGTACTGCATGCTAAGACGTTATCGCCGTTAAAAGGCACCGAGATCAAGCTAGTTGTTAGAAGTAGCTTTGATTGCGATGCAACGCCAACCGAAGTAGTAAAAGAAGGCTATAGCAAAGCAAAACGTTTTATTACTACCTTAGATAACATCGATTTATTACGGGTTGATAAACTTAGTAGTGGTGAAGTAGGTGAACTAAGCCAGTTAATCCAGCACAGCCTGCACCACTTTACTAAAGATGGCGATACTTACTTATTAGTGCCAGGCCAAAGCACTCATCAGGTTGTAGGCCACTTAGCGGGTCGCGCCAATATTGTTGAGTCTAATTTAAGTGGTTGTGCAGTGGTTGCACCAACAACTGATGTAATTACGCTTACAGATCAAGCGACAGCGCTTTTAAAAGAGCAAAGCATTCATCCTCGTTTTGTACAACAAGATGATAACTATGTGTTGATCTTAAATGACCAGGCAATTGATAGTGATGTTTTAACTCTTCTACATGACAAGTTAGTCAACAAAGGCCAAGAGCTGGCCATTATCGTTGCTGGTCTTGGTAATGTGGGTGAGGTGTTCTTATCGCAACTACAAGCTCAGTTTGCTCGTTTATCTGCTCAGTATAAAGTAAAAGTTGTTGCTCTTTTACGCTCAAAGCAAATGCTTTTTAGTGCCAGTGGTTTAAATACTGAAACATGGCAAGAGCAATGGCACAACGAAGCGCAAAGCTACAACAAAGCTGAGTTATTAGCACGTATCAATGAGCTTGATTATGAACACAAAGTAGTGATTGATATTACAGCCAGTGAGGCCTTTAGTCAGTTTTATCCTGATTTTATAGAACTTAACTGCCATTTGATCAGTGCAAACAAATATGCTGGCACCGCCGCCAGTAGTTGGTATCAAACATTACGTAATAATTTAGCCGAGCGAAATTTATTGTGGCGCTATAACACCAGTGTGGGGGCAGGTTTACCAATTAATTTTGCTTTAGCTGATTTACAAAATAGTGGTGACAGAATTAACCGTATTGAAGGGGTATTTTCAGGTACCTTGTCATGGTTATGCAGCAGCTATGATGGCAGTGTGCCGTTTTCAGATTTAGTGCTTCAAGCTCAGCAAATGGGCTATACAGAGCCAGATCCTCGTGAAGATTTATCTGGCCGCGATATGCAGCGTAAACTGCTAATTTTAGCGCGAGATCTTGGTCTTGATTTAGAGCTTGATGACATTGCTTTAACTCCACTCATGCCTGAAGCGTTAGCAATAGGTAGCTGGCAAGATTTTCTTGCAAATAAGCAGCTACTCGATGATTTTATGACTGAAAAAGCAAACTTGGCTGCAGCTGAAGATAAAGTTGTGCGCTATACCGGTGCTATTACATTAGTAGATGGTAAGGTCAAAGCACAAGTTGGCTTAGTCAATGTTGGCAAAGATGATGTACTAGCAGGTCTTAAACCGGGCGATAATATCTTTGTAATTAATTCACAGTGGTATTTAGATAATGCATTGGTGATCCAAGGCCCTGGAGCGGGCAAAGAGGTCACCGCAGCGGGGATTCACTCAGATCTTTATTGGTTAGTGAATAACCTAAAATAA